The following proteins come from a genomic window of Pseudomonas cichorii:
- a CDS encoding cbb3-type cytochrome oxidase subunit 3: MDIQDLRGLGTLIVAIAFIGMSLWVSSSKRNPDFAEARMAPFADEPHPPGTDAKPGTEQPVVRSNQP; encoded by the coding sequence ATGGATATTCAAGACTTGCGCGGCCTCGGCACCTTGATCGTGGCGATCGCCTTCATCGGGATGTCCCTGTGGGTGTCCAGCAGCAAACGCAACCCGGATTTCGCCGAGGCCCGCATGGCGCCCTTTGCCGACGAGCCTCACCCCCCAGGCACTGACGCGAAACCTGGAACGGAACAACCTGTCGTGCGGAGTAACCAGCCATGA
- the ccoO gene encoding cytochrome-c oxidase, cbb3-type subunit II, whose protein sequence is MKHEVIEKNVTLLMILMVLAVSIGGLTQIVPLFFQDVTNKPVEGMKPYTALQLEGRDIYIREGCVGCHSQMIRPFRAETERYGHYSVAGESVWDHPFLWGSKRTGPDLARVGARYSDDWHRAHLYNPRNVVPESKMPAYPWLVTQQVDSSHTEAKIRAMRTLGVPYTDADISGAVASLKGKTEMDALVAYLQVLGTSIKSKR, encoded by the coding sequence ATGAAACATGAAGTGATCGAAAAGAACGTCACGCTGTTGATGATCCTGATGGTACTGGCCGTCAGTATCGGGGGCCTGACCCAGATCGTGCCGCTGTTCTTCCAGGACGTGACCAACAAGCCGGTCGAAGGCATGAAGCCCTATACCGCCCTGCAACTCGAAGGCCGCGACATCTATATCCGCGAAGGCTGCGTAGGCTGCCACTCGCAGATGATCCGTCCGTTCCGTGCCGAGACCGAGCGTTATGGTCACTACTCGGTGGCGGGCGAAAGCGTCTGGGATCACCCGTTCCTGTGGGGCTCCAAGCGCACCGGTCCGGACCTGGCCCGGGTGGGCGCACGCTACTCGGATGACTGGCACCGCGCCCATCTGTACAACCCGCGCAACGTCGTACCGGAATCGAAAATGCCTGCTTACCCGTGGCTGGTCACCCAGCAAGTGGACAGCAGCCATACCGAAGCCAAGATCCGCGCCATGCGCACTCTGGGCGTGCCTTACACCGATGCCGATATCTCCGGTGCAGTTGCCAGCCTCAAGGGTAAGACCGAAATGGACGCACTGGTGGCCTACCTGCAAGTGCTGGGCACTTCCATCAAGAGCAAGAGGTGA
- the ccoN gene encoding cytochrome-c oxidase, cbb3-type subunit I has protein sequence MNTTNSTAYNYQVVRQFAIMTVIWGIVGMGLGVFLAAQLVWPELNFNLPWTSFGRLRPLHTNAVIFAFGGCALFASSYYSVQRTCQTRLFLPKLAAFTFWGWQLVIVLAAISLPLGFTTSKEYAELEWPIDILIAVVWVAYAIVFFGTVAKRTTKHIYVGNWFFGGFILTVALLHIVNNLEIPVSLTKSYSLYAGATDAMVQWWYGHNAVGFFLTAGFLGMMYYFVPKQAERPVYSYRLSIVHFWALITLYIWAGPHHLHYTALPDWAQSLGMVMSLILLAPSWGGMINGMMTLSGAWHKLRSDPILRFLVVSLAFYGMSTFEGPMMAIKTVNALSHYTDWTIGHVHAGALGWVAMISIGALYHMIPKVFGRQQMHSIGLINAHFWLATIGTVLYIASMWVNGITQGLMWRAVNEDGTLTYSFVEALQASHPGFIVRLAGGAIFFVGMLLMAYNTWRTVRAYSPVEATAAAQMA, from the coding sequence ATGAACACAACTAACAGTACCGCCTATAACTATCAGGTGGTTCGCCAGTTCGCCATTATGACGGTGATCTGGGGAATTGTCGGGATGGGCCTCGGCGTTTTTCTGGCCGCCCAACTGGTTTGGCCTGAGCTCAACTTCAACCTGCCGTGGACAAGCTTTGGTCGCTTGCGTCCACTTCATACCAACGCGGTCATCTTCGCCTTTGGTGGTTGCGCACTGTTCGCCAGCTCTTACTACTCTGTGCAGCGCACCTGCCAGACCCGACTTTTTCTGCCGAAACTGGCTGCCTTCACGTTCTGGGGATGGCAACTGGTAATCGTCCTGGCCGCTATCAGCCTGCCCCTGGGTTTTACGACCTCAAAAGAGTACGCCGAACTGGAATGGCCGATCGACATCCTGATCGCCGTGGTCTGGGTCGCCTATGCAATCGTGTTCTTCGGCACCGTGGCCAAGCGCACCACCAAACACATCTATGTCGGCAACTGGTTTTTCGGCGGTTTCATCCTGACCGTAGCGCTGCTGCACATCGTCAACAACCTGGAAATTCCGGTCAGCCTGACCAAGTCCTACTCGCTGTACGCCGGTGCAACCGATGCGATGGTGCAGTGGTGGTACGGGCACAACGCGGTAGGTTTTTTCCTGACGGCGGGCTTTCTGGGGATGATGTATTACTTCGTGCCCAAGCAGGCCGAACGTCCGGTCTATTCCTATCGCCTGTCCATCGTGCATTTCTGGGCACTGATCACCCTGTACATCTGGGCCGGTCCGCACCACCTGCATTACACCGCCCTGCCGGACTGGGCGCAGTCGCTAGGCATGGTTATGTCGCTGATTCTCCTGGCCCCGAGCTGGGGCGGCATGATCAACGGCATGATGACCCTCTCAGGCGCCTGGCATAAGTTGCGCAGCGACCCGATCCTGCGCTTTCTGGTGGTGTCCCTGGCGTTCTACGGCATGTCGACCTTCGAGGGTCCGATGATGGCCATCAAGACCGTCAACGCCCTGTCCCACTACACCGACTGGACCATCGGGCACGTCCACGCCGGCGCCCTTGGCTGGGTGGCGATGATTTCCATCGGTGCGCTGTATCACATGATTCCGAAAGTCTTCGGTCGCCAGCAGATGCACAGCATCGGCCTGATCAACGCGCACTTCTGGCTCGCCACCATCGGCACGGTGTTGTACATCGCCTCGATGTGGGTCAACGGCATCACTCAAGGCCTGATGTGGCGCGCCGTGAACGAGGACGGCACCCTCACCTACTCCTTCGTCGAAGCACTGCAGGCCAGCCATCCAGGCTTCATCGTCCGTCTGGCCGGAGGCGCCATCTTCTTCGTCGGCATGTTGCTGATGGCCTACAACACCTGGCGCACCGTGCGGGCCTATAGCCCGGTCGAAGCCACCGCTGCCGCGCAGATGGCCTGA
- a CDS encoding alpha/beta family hydrolase, which yields MGIGQEAGIDRDQCVQLARDNGWLWTAAQPGTGDGKATLILAHGAGAPMDSDFMNDMAAHLAAQGVSVMRFEFPYMAQRRLTGGKRPPNPQAQLLDCWRQVHERVRPHVAGRLAIGGKSMGGRMASLIADELQVDALVCLGYPFYAVGKPEKPRVAHLADLHTRALIIQGERDALGDRETVQGYELSASINVHWLPTANHDLKPLKVSGLSHEQCLVESARQIAGFLA from the coding sequence ATGGGCATTGGGCAAGAGGCCGGTATTGACAGGGATCAATGCGTACAACTGGCACGGGACAACGGCTGGCTCTGGACGGCGGCGCAGCCGGGAACGGGGGATGGCAAGGCAACGCTGATTCTGGCCCATGGTGCCGGTGCGCCCATGGACAGCGATTTCATGAATGACATGGCTGCACACCTTGCTGCACAGGGCGTCAGCGTCATGCGCTTCGAGTTTCCCTACATGGCTCAGCGACGACTCACGGGGGGTAAACGTCCGCCCAATCCACAGGCTCAGTTACTCGATTGCTGGCGTCAGGTGCATGAGCGTGTGCGACCTCATGTCGCTGGGCGTCTGGCCATCGGTGGTAAGTCCATGGGCGGGAGAATGGCCAGTCTGATCGCCGATGAATTGCAGGTCGATGCGCTGGTGTGCCTTGGTTATCCGTTCTATGCCGTGGGCAAACCCGAAAAGCCTCGGGTGGCGCACCTTGCCGATCTGCATACGCGGGCTCTGATCATTCAGGGCGAGCGCGATGCGCTGGGTGATCGCGAAACGGTGCAGGGTTATGAATTGTCGGCGTCGATCAATGTGCATTGGCTGCCGACCGCCAACCATGATCTCAAGCCCTTGAAAGTGTCAGGGTTGAGCCACGAGCAATGTCTGGTGGAATCGGCTCGGCAGATTGCAGGGTTTCTGGCCTGA
- a CDS encoding autotransporter outer membrane beta-barrel domain-containing protein, producing the protein MSLGTREIGVNPGTWAKIDDSDISGLGYGIGLSQLSRLEMSNTRVYGAVSADGRYAEGLLVSGGDAVITGSSHIRGDRNGIRIIEGVFIPGNGNAGVTSTAVIDHSIIEGINGAAIRIDKSDQFGAIVDIAVQNGSTLLSGNGNLLEVADRSTANFKVDNSNLTGNLIADDSSTLNVTLQNQAQLTGDIINGNSLAVDSGAHWQMVGDNSVESLSMDRGGVSFGEDGFHTLSLGELSGNGFFGMRVDLDNGVGDLLEVNGQANGEFGLRVHNTGVEVVSPDMEPLKVVHTEGGNAQFSLIGGRVDLGAYSYLLEQQGNDWFIVGSNKTISPSTSAALALFNAAPVIWMSELSTLRSRMGEVRASGQGGGWMRAYGNRFNATTSDGVEYQHKHQGLSLGADAPLEVSHGQLLLGVMGGYSTSDLDLNRGTTGKVSSYYVGAYGTWLLDDGYYLDGVLKFNSFRNKSDVAMSDASKAKGDYTNTGVGASVEFGRHIALADDYFLEPFAQLASVVIQGDQYRMDNGLQAKNSDTQSVLGKVGSSVGRNIALRDGGVLQPYLRVAVAQEFSRSNDVKVNDSRFDNNLFGSRAELGAGVSVSLSERLQLHTDFDYMKGKHVEQPWGANVGLRLSF; encoded by the coding sequence ATGTCACTCGGAACCCGAGAGATAGGTGTCAATCCGGGAACCTGGGCCAAGATAGACGACAGCGATATATCCGGCCTCGGCTATGGCATAGGCTTGAGCCAGCTAAGTCGGCTTGAAATGAGTAATACCAGGGTCTATGGCGCGGTTTCGGCCGATGGCAGGTACGCGGAAGGGCTGCTCGTGTCAGGAGGCGATGCGGTCATTACGGGATCAAGCCATATTCGCGGTGATAGAAATGGCATCAGAATCATTGAGGGGGTGTTTATCCCTGGTAATGGCAATGCCGGTGTCACCAGCACTGCTGTGATCGATCATTCGATCATCGAAGGAATCAATGGCGCAGCGATCAGGATCGACAAGTCGGATCAGTTTGGTGCGATCGTCGATATAGCCGTCCAGAATGGCTCAACCCTGCTTTCCGGCAACGGTAACCTTCTGGAGGTCGCTGACCGCAGTACGGCTAATTTCAAGGTCGACAACAGCAACCTTACCGGCAATTTGATTGCCGATGACAGCAGCACCTTGAACGTCACCTTGCAGAATCAGGCACAGCTCACAGGCGACATCATCAATGGCAATAGCCTGGCTGTTGATTCTGGTGCCCACTGGCAAATGGTCGGTGACAACTCGGTCGAGTCACTGAGCATGGACCGCGGTGGCGTGAGTTTTGGCGAGGACGGGTTTCATACCTTGTCGTTGGGCGAGCTGTCCGGGAATGGTTTCTTTGGTATGCGAGTCGATCTGGACAACGGTGTCGGGGATCTGCTCGAGGTGAACGGACAGGCCAATGGCGAGTTCGGGTTGCGGGTCCACAACACCGGAGTCGAGGTGGTATCGCCTGATATGGAGCCCTTGAAGGTCGTACATACCGAAGGTGGCAATGCCCAGTTCAGTCTGATCGGCGGTCGGGTCGACCTTGGGGCGTATTCCTATCTGCTGGAGCAGCAGGGCAACGACTGGTTCATTGTTGGCAGCAACAAGACCATCAGCCCTTCAACCAGTGCCGCTCTGGCGCTGTTCAATGCTGCGCCGGTTATCTGGATGAGCGAGTTGTCGACCTTGCGCAGCCGCATGGGCGAGGTGCGTGCCAGCGGCCAGGGAGGCGGATGGATGCGTGCCTATGGCAATCGCTTCAATGCCACCACCAGTGATGGTGTCGAGTATCAGCACAAGCATCAGGGTTTGTCGCTGGGGGCCGATGCGCCGCTTGAGGTCAGCCATGGTCAGTTATTGCTGGGTGTCATGGGTGGCTATAGCACCTCCGATCTGGACCTGAATCGTGGCACTACGGGCAAGGTCAGCAGCTACTATGTCGGCGCCTATGGCACCTGGCTGCTGGATGACGGGTACTACCTGGACGGTGTACTCAAGTTCAACAGCTTCCGTAACAAGTCCGATGTCGCCATGAGTGATGCCAGCAAAGCCAAGGGGGATTACACCAATACGGGAGTCGGTGCATCGGTGGAGTTCGGACGGCATATCGCGCTGGCCGATGATTACTTCCTGGAGCCTTTCGCCCAACTGGCCAGTGTTGTCATTCAGGGCGATCAGTACCGCATGGACAATGGCTTGCAGGCGAAGAACAGCGATACCCAATCGGTTCTGGGCAAGGTCGGCAGTTCGGTGGGACGTAATATCGCGCTTAGGGATGGCGGCGTGCTGCAGCCTTACTTGCGTGTCGCGGTGGCTCAGGAGTTTTCCCGCAGCAATGACGTCAAGGTCAACGACTCGCGCTTCGATAACAACCTGTTCGGTTCACGCGCCGAGCTGGGGGCGGGTGTTTCGGTTTCACTGTCAGAGCGGCTGCAACTGCACACTGATTTCGATTACATGAAAGGCAAGCATGTCGAGCAACCCTGGGGAGCCAACGTAGGATTGCGACTCTCGTTCTGA
- a CDS encoding methyl-accepting chemotaxis protein: MRNNQPVTQRERTFPAEQRLISTTDTKGVITYCNEIFQEVSGFSHDELIKAPHNLVRHPDVPSAVFEHMWTTLKSGQPWMGIVKNRCKNGDHYWVNAYVTPMFENRQVVGFESVRVKPTAEQIKRAEALYARINKGKSAIPGRDKWLPVLQDWLPFILVSQLSFMIGAWLNSHWGFILAAALSVPLGLLGLTWQQRGIKRLLRLAEQTTSDPLIAQMYTDSRGPQARLEMSILSQEARMKTCLTRLQDTAEHLNTQARKSNSLANASSSGLERQRVETEQVATAINQMATTTQQVASHVQRAADASQQANQLTRRGRDIAGETREAIQRLSTSVGETGLTVTQLAKDSDEIGGVVDVIKGIADQTNLLALNAAIEAARAGEMGRGFAVVADEVRQLAQRTTESTGQIHGLIAKLQQTANNAVQTMNSGHRQAEEGVARVLEADEALVGISEAVANITEMATQIATATEQQSSVAEEISRNISTIAELADQTSDEAHRSAVLSSELTDTANSQYSLVERFNR; the protein is encoded by the coding sequence ATGCGTAACAACCAGCCAGTCACTCAACGTGAACGGACATTCCCTGCTGAACAGCGGTTGATTTCCACCACCGATACCAAAGGTGTGATCACCTACTGCAACGAGATCTTCCAGGAAGTCTCGGGGTTCAGTCACGATGAGTTGATCAAGGCGCCGCATAATCTGGTTCGCCACCCGGATGTCCCCTCCGCCGTTTTCGAGCACATGTGGACCACTCTGAAAAGTGGCCAGCCGTGGATGGGCATCGTCAAGAACCGCTGCAAGAATGGCGATCATTACTGGGTCAACGCCTATGTGACGCCGATGTTCGAGAACAGGCAGGTGGTGGGTTTCGAGTCCGTGCGTGTCAAACCGACCGCCGAGCAGATCAAGCGCGCCGAAGCGCTGTACGCACGTATCAACAAGGGCAAGTCGGCCATTCCGGGTCGCGACAAATGGCTGCCGGTGCTGCAGGACTGGCTGCCGTTCATCCTGGTCAGCCAGTTGAGCTTCATGATCGGCGCCTGGCTCAACTCCCACTGGGGCTTCATTCTCGCCGCGGCATTGTCTGTGCCGCTGGGCCTGCTGGGCCTGACCTGGCAGCAGCGTGGCATCAAACGCCTGTTGCGCCTGGCCGAACAGACCACTTCGGACCCGCTGATCGCGCAGATGTACACCGACAGCCGAGGCCCGCAAGCGCGTCTGGAAATGTCGATCCTCAGCCAGGAAGCGCGGATGAAAACCTGCCTGACCCGCCTGCAGGACACCGCCGAACACCTGAACACCCAGGCACGCAAATCCAACTCGTTGGCCAATGCCAGCTCTTCAGGGCTTGAGCGCCAACGGGTCGAAACCGAACAAGTGGCAACCGCCATCAACCAGATGGCTACCACCACTCAACAAGTCGCCAGCCACGTCCAGCGCGCGGCCGATGCCAGCCAGCAGGCCAACCAGTTGACCCGCCGTGGCCGGGATATCGCTGGCGAAACCCGCGAGGCGATTCAGCGCCTGTCCACTTCCGTGGGCGAAACCGGTCTGACCGTCACCCAACTGGCCAAGGACAGCGATGAAATCGGTGGCGTGGTAGACGTGATCAAAGGCATCGCCGACCAGACCAACCTGCTGGCCCTCAACGCTGCCATCGAGGCTGCACGCGCCGGAGAGATGGGTCGTGGCTTTGCCGTGGTTGCCGATGAAGTGCGTCAACTGGCACAGCGCACCACGGAGTCCACCGGACAGATCCATGGCCTGATCGCCAAACTGCAACAGACGGCCAACAATGCCGTGCAGACCATGAACTCCGGCCACCGTCAGGCCGAGGAAGGCGTTGCGCGGGTGCTGGAAGCAGACGAGGCATTGGTGGGCATCAGCGAAGCGGTCGCCAACATCACCGAGATGGCCACCCAGATCGCTACCGCCACAGAGCAGCAAAGCTCGGTCGCCGAAGAGATCAGCCGCAACATCTCCACCATTGCCGAGCTGGCCGACCAGACCTCCGATGAGGCCCATCGCTCGGCAGTGCTCAGCTCCGAGCTGACCGATACGGCCAACTCGCAATACTCGCTGGTTGAGCGCTTCAATCGTTAA
- a CDS encoding CPBP family intramembrane glutamic endopeptidase, translated as MAPEYRVFFCLLGLGYAIALFYGQLQWPAALAVGLLLIAGFCIRQSGHRWVRGLGHGAFIVTGLALAAHLLPGFNSAKVFDAVRFSPEAAPFSMSLNLDKPLIGFWVLLFCPWILTSVALARSMKVAALSLIATTVLCMATAVALGVTGWAAKWPEHGTLWLLNNLLLVTITEELFFRAYLQGALQQIFNKTWLGSTLAIGIAAILFGLAHFGSGWQWVLLASLAGVGYGIAYRFGGLQAAVISHFGLNLIHFGLFTYPMLDR; from the coding sequence ATGGCCCCAGAGTACCGGGTGTTTTTCTGTCTGCTCGGCCTCGGGTACGCCATTGCGCTGTTCTACGGCCAGCTTCAGTGGCCGGCTGCCTTGGCAGTCGGCCTGCTGCTGATCGCGGGATTTTGTATCAGGCAGTCGGGCCACAGGTGGGTCCGCGGGCTCGGGCATGGCGCGTTCATTGTCACGGGCCTTGCCCTGGCCGCTCATCTGTTGCCCGGTTTCAACAGCGCCAAAGTGTTCGACGCGGTTCGCTTCAGTCCTGAAGCGGCGCCCTTCTCCATGTCCCTGAATCTGGATAAGCCGCTGATTGGTTTCTGGGTGCTGTTGTTCTGCCCATGGATCCTGACGTCAGTGGCCCTTGCACGCTCAATGAAAGTGGCGGCCCTGAGCCTGATCGCAACTACCGTACTGTGCATGGCCACCGCAGTTGCCCTTGGCGTCACCGGCTGGGCGGCGAAATGGCCGGAGCATGGCACGCTCTGGTTACTGAACAATCTGTTACTGGTGACAATCACCGAAGAATTGTTCTTCCGTGCCTATCTGCAAGGCGCACTGCAACAAATCTTTAACAAAACATGGCTGGGCAGCACGCTTGCCATCGGTATCGCTGCCATACTGTTCGGGCTCGCCCATTTCGGCTCGGGATGGCAATGGGTATTGCTCGCGAGTCTGGCCGGTGTGGGTTATGGCATTGCCTATCGTTTCGGTGGCCTGCAAGCCGCCGTCATCAGCCACTTCGGGTTGAACCTGATTCATTTCGGGCTGTTCACCTATCCGATGCTGGATCGATAA
- the acnA gene encoding aconitate hydratase AcnA has product MPSLDSLKSLKTLEIDNQTYHYFSLPEAAKSLGDLDKLPMSLKVLLENLLRWEDDKTVTGDDLKALAAWLTERRSDREIQYRPARVLMQDFTGVPAVVDLAAMRAAVAKAGGDPQRINPLSPVDLVIDHSVMVDRFGDSDAFGDNVEIEMQRNGERYAFLRWGQSAFDNFSVVPPGTGICHQVNLEYLGRTVWTKEEDGRTYAFPDTLVGTDSHTTMINGLGVLGWGVGGIEAEAAMLGQPVSMLIPEVIGFKLTGKLKEGITATDLVLTVTQMLRKKGVVGKFVEFYGDGLADLPLADRATIANMAPEYGATCGFFPVDDVTLDYLRLSGRPDTTVKLVEAYCKAQGLWRLPGKEPVFTDSLELDMGTVQASLAGPKRPQDRVDLPAVPQAFDDFLGLQVKPARTEEGRLESEGGGGVAVGNAGQVSGEAEYEHDGQTHRLKNGAVVIAAITSCTNTSNPSVMMAAGLVAKKAVEKGLKRKPWVKSSLAPGSKVVTDYYKAAGLTQYLDALGFDLVGYGCTTCIGNSGPLLAPIENAIQNADLTVASVLSGNRNFEGRVHPLVKTNWLASPPLVVAYALAGTVRIDISSEPLGEGSDGKPVYLRDIWPSQQEIAKAVQSVNTGMFHKEYAEVFAGDEQWQAIEVPQAATYVWQQDSTYIQHPPFFADIAGPLPVIEDIQGARILALLGDSVTTDHISPAGNIKTDSPAGRYLRDQGVEPKDFNSYGSRRGNHEVMMRGTFANIRIRNEMLGGEEGGNTLHVPSGEKLAIYDAAMRYQAEGTPLVIIAGQEYGTGSSRDWAAKGTNLLGVKAVIAESFERIHRSNLVGMGVLPLQFKNGQNRKSLNLTGKETMEVNGLTDAEVRPGMSLTLKITREDGSKEDLEVLCRIDTLNEVEYFKSGGILHYVLRQLIAS; this is encoded by the coding sequence ATGCCCTCCCTGGATAGCCTGAAAAGCCTGAAAACACTCGAAATCGACAACCAGACCTACCATTACTTCAGCCTGCCGGAAGCTGCAAAATCACTGGGCGACCTGGACAAACTGCCCATGTCGCTCAAGGTTCTGCTGGAAAACCTGCTGCGCTGGGAAGACGACAAGACCGTCACCGGTGACGACCTCAAGGCTCTTGCCGCCTGGCTGACCGAACGCCGCTCGGACCGCGAGATTCAATACCGCCCTGCCAGGGTTCTGATGCAGGACTTTACCGGCGTGCCGGCCGTGGTGGATCTGGCGGCCATGCGTGCAGCCGTGGCCAAGGCCGGTGGCGACCCCCAGCGGATCAATCCGCTGTCGCCGGTCGACCTGGTCATCGACCACTCGGTCATGGTGGACCGATTTGGCGATTCCGACGCCTTCGGCGACAACGTCGAAATCGAAATGCAACGCAACGGTGAGCGCTATGCCTTCCTGCGCTGGGGTCAGAGCGCCTTCGATAACTTCAGCGTGGTCCCGCCAGGCACCGGCATCTGCCATCAAGTGAATCTGGAATACCTGGGCCGCACGGTCTGGACCAAGGAAGAGGATGGCCGCACTTATGCCTTCCCCGACACACTGGTGGGCACTGACTCCCACACCACCATGATCAACGGCCTGGGCGTATTAGGCTGGGGCGTGGGCGGGATCGAAGCCGAAGCGGCCATGCTCGGCCAGCCGGTGTCGATGCTGATCCCGGAAGTGATCGGCTTCAAGCTGACCGGCAAGCTGAAGGAAGGCATCACTGCGACGGATCTGGTGCTGACTGTCACCCAGATGCTGCGCAAGAAAGGCGTGGTCGGCAAGTTCGTCGAGTTCTATGGCGACGGGCTGGCGGATCTGCCGCTGGCCGACCGGGCGACCATTGCCAATATGGCCCCCGAATATGGCGCAACCTGCGGTTTCTTCCCGGTGGACGATGTGACACTGGATTACCTGCGCCTTTCCGGCCGTCCGGATACCACGGTGAAACTGGTGGAAGCCTATTGCAAGGCCCAGGGTCTTTGGCGACTGCCGGGCAAGGAACCGGTGTTCACCGACAGCCTGGAGCTGGACATGGGTACTGTGCAAGCCAGTCTGGCCGGACCGAAACGTCCACAGGATCGAGTCGATCTGCCCGCCGTCCCACAGGCCTTCGATGATTTTCTCGGCCTGCAGGTCAAGCCTGCCCGCACTGAAGAAGGTCGCCTGGAAAGCGAAGGCGGTGGTGGCGTAGCGGTGGGCAATGCCGGGCAGGTCAGTGGTGAGGCCGAGTATGAGCACGATGGCCAGACTCACCGGCTGAAAAATGGCGCAGTGGTCATCGCCGCCATTACCTCCTGCACCAACACCTCCAACCCCAGCGTCATGATGGCTGCCGGGCTGGTGGCGAAAAAGGCCGTGGAAAAAGGCCTGAAGCGCAAACCATGGGTGAAAAGCTCTCTGGCTCCCGGCTCCAAGGTGGTCACCGACTACTACAAGGCTGCGGGCCTGACCCAATATCTGGACGCGCTGGGCTTCGATCTGGTGGGCTATGGCTGCACCACGTGCATCGGTAACTCCGGGCCGCTGCTGGCGCCCATCGAAAACGCCATCCAGAACGCGGACCTCACCGTGGCCTCGGTATTGTCCGGCAACCGCAATTTCGAGGGCCGGGTTCACCCACTGGTAAAGACCAACTGGCTGGCATCGCCACCTCTGGTCGTGGCCTATGCCCTGGCGGGTACAGTGCGTATCGATATCAGTAGCGAACCCCTGGGTGAAGGCTCGGACGGCAAACCGGTCTACCTGCGTGATATCTGGCCCAGCCAGCAGGAAATCGCCAAAGCCGTGCAAAGCGTCAATACCGGCATGTTCCACAAGGAATACGCCGAGGTCTTCGCCGGTGACGAGCAGTGGCAGGCCATCGAAGTACCGCAGGCAGCCACTTATGTCTGGCAGCAGGACTCTACCTATATCCAGCATCCACCGTTCTTTGCCGACATCGCAGGTCCCTTGCCGGTGATCGAGGATATTCAAGGCGCGCGGATTCTGGCATTGCTGGGGGACTCGGTGACCACCGACCATATTTCTCCGGCAGGCAATATCAAGACTGACAGCCCGGCAGGACGCTACTTGCGCGATCAGGGTGTAGAGCCCAAGGACTTCAACTCCTACGGATCACGCCGTGGCAATCATGAAGTGATGATGCGCGGCACCTTTGCCAATATCCGCATCCGCAACGAAATGCTGGGCGGCGAGGAAGGCGGCAATACCCTGCATGTGCCCAGCGGCGAAAAACTGGCTATCTATGACGCCGCCATGCGCTATCAGGCAGAGGGCACGCCACTGGTGATTATTGCAGGCCAGGAATATGGCACCGGTTCAAGCCGCGACTGGGCCGCAAAGGGCACCAACCTGCTGGGCGTAAAAGCCGTTATCGCCGAAAGTTTCGAGCGGATCCATCGCTCCAATCTGGTCGGCATGGGTGTCTTGCCCCTGCAGTTCAAGAATGGCCAGAACCGCAAATCCCTGAACCTCACTGGCAAGGAGACAATGGAAGTCAACGGGCTGACCGATGCCGAGGTGCGACCTGGCATGAGCCTGACGCTCAAGATCACCCGTGAAGACGGCAGCAAGGAAGACTTGGAGGTACTGTGCCGGATCGACACGCTCAACGAAGTGGAGTACTTCAAATCAGGAGGGATTCTGCATTATGTGTTGAGGCAGTTGATTGCGTCGTGA